In a genomic window of Roseimicrobium gellanilyticum:
- a CDS encoding FHA domain-containing protein has protein sequence MARLVFTLEDGTEIETELDSDVITIGRHADSIVVLPSASVSSHHATVKRRGDSYYVQDHGTTNGTKVNGVEVEEAKLEDGDQLSFGDVPAVVHLTDAPAIPTVTPLPSFSKLPPGAPALPPSSATSGVTVSSTKGSGRSAQQVAQMARTSGVRGRSPSYSRTVQYKESTGCAGFLTFLFFLLLAFLIGLHVRHGVVTGGFLLKDVLMKAREKTESGVEKHSEPEKPAEGAPAPSPAPAGGAAPAAPATPTPAPGAGNPAPATPAPVGGGAMMMDANN, from the coding sequence ATGGCGCGCCTTGTTTTTACGCTGGAGGACGGTACTGAAATAGAGACGGAGCTCGACTCCGATGTCATCACGATCGGCAGGCATGCCGACAGCATCGTGGTGCTTCCCAGCGCGTCTGTGTCCAGCCATCATGCCACGGTGAAGCGCCGTGGAGACAGCTATTACGTGCAGGATCATGGCACGACGAATGGCACCAAAGTCAATGGCGTGGAAGTGGAGGAAGCCAAGCTCGAGGATGGTGACCAGCTTTCATTCGGCGATGTCCCGGCCGTTGTGCATCTGACGGATGCACCGGCCATCCCGACAGTGACTCCGCTGCCAAGTTTCTCCAAGCTCCCTCCGGGAGCCCCGGCTCTTCCGCCGAGCAGTGCAACCTCAGGCGTCACCGTATCTTCCACAAAAGGCAGCGGCAGGTCTGCCCAGCAGGTGGCACAAATGGCGCGCACCTCTGGCGTGCGCGGCCGCTCGCCTTCGTATTCACGCACGGTACAGTACAAGGAGTCTACCGGTTGCGCGGGATTCCTGACGTTTCTTTTCTTCCTCCTGCTGGCGTTTCTTATCGGCCTGCATGTGCGCCACGGCGTGGTCACCGGTGGATTCCTGCTGAAGGACGTGCTGATGAAGGCGCGTGAAAAAACGGAGTCCGGTGTGGAAAAACATTCGGAACCGGAAAAGCCTGCTGAGGGCGCGCCGGCACCATCACCTGCTCCAGCCGGCGGTGCTGCTCCCGCAGCGCCGGCGACGCCAACTCCGGCGCCGGGCGCGGGCAATCCTGCTCCGGCAACACCCGCTCCTGTAGGTGGTGGCGCCATGATGATGGACGCGAATAACTAG
- a CDS encoding efflux RND transporter periplasmic adaptor subunit: MSAARWIASVVLIGAVASGGYALAAWKRNSLEQAAAAAASQPEPMESVIVAVAEQREHRRTTTSIGTVLALRSITLRNELAGTVEKATLVPGQIVEAGTVLVAQDISVEQAELKAQEAQASLAEATLKRMKQLSENKAAPEMELDRAQAERDVALAQVARTKAVIARKIIRAPFRARVGMADLHPGQYLEEGTELTTLQGVDGAVHVDFTVTQAVSSTLKEGFPVEIINVTNDKPVTAKIVALDARVDPKTRNADVRARIDDANQAPAPGASVRVRVPVGASRTAVAVPISALRRGPEGDHVFVISSEANGANRAHMRLVQSGAVNGDEVLIESGLKPGDRVAASGSFKLREAVLVAAANEAPKDAGQAN, from the coding sequence ATGAGTGCTGCACGTTGGATCGCATCCGTTGTGTTGATTGGAGCCGTCGCCTCTGGTGGCTACGCTCTTGCCGCGTGGAAACGCAACTCCCTTGAGCAGGCTGCCGCCGCGGCAGCCAGCCAGCCCGAGCCCATGGAGTCGGTGATCGTTGCCGTCGCCGAACAGCGCGAGCACCGCCGGACCACCACGTCCATCGGTACCGTGTTGGCGCTGCGCTCGATCACCCTGCGCAATGAACTCGCTGGCACGGTGGAGAAGGCAACCCTCGTACCCGGTCAGATCGTAGAGGCGGGTACTGTGCTCGTGGCCCAGGATATCTCCGTGGAGCAGGCGGAACTGAAAGCGCAGGAGGCACAGGCCTCACTCGCCGAGGCCACGCTGAAGCGCATGAAACAGCTCTCAGAAAACAAGGCGGCACCGGAGATGGAACTCGATCGCGCGCAGGCCGAGCGTGATGTCGCACTTGCTCAGGTGGCCCGTACGAAAGCGGTGATCGCCCGCAAGATCATCCGCGCCCCCTTCCGCGCTCGCGTGGGCATGGCGGATTTGCACCCCGGTCAGTACCTCGAAGAGGGCACCGAGCTCACGACGCTGCAGGGTGTCGATGGTGCGGTGCACGTGGACTTCACCGTGACCCAGGCCGTCTCCAGCACGCTGAAGGAAGGATTCCCCGTGGAGATCATCAACGTGACCAATGACAAGCCTGTCACGGCAAAGATCGTTGCTCTCGATGCGCGTGTCGATCCCAAGACACGCAACGCAGATGTGCGCGCCAGAATCGATGATGCGAATCAGGCTCCTGCACCTGGTGCTTCCGTGCGTGTCCGCGTGCCTGTCGGAGCTTCCCGCACCGCCGTGGCGGTCCCCATCAGTGCGCTGCGTCGCGGCCCTGAGGGCGACCACGTCTTTGTGATTTCATCCGAAGCCAACGGCGCGAACCGGGCCCACATGCGCCTGGTGCAGAGCGGCGCCGTGAACGGCGACGAGGTGCTCATCGAGTCCGGTCTGAAGCCGGGCGACCGCGTGGCCGCCTCCGGTTCCTTCAAACTGCGCGAGGCTGTGCTCGTCGCGGCAGCCAATGAGGCTCCCAAGGACGCAGGCCAGGCCAACTAA
- a CDS encoding efflux RND transporter permease subunit: MRSFTDIFIKHPVLAIVVNLVIVLVGWRSISSLPVQQYPKIESSSIIITTLYYGASAETVRGFLTTPIERVVSQIGGVDHVESTSRAGISTVTVRLKLNHDITAGLAEVTARLQQVRAELPTEAEPPAVEVQRADRPYATFYLSFNSTERSVPAVTDWLLRTLQPQLATLPGVQRVTIEGGRQIAMRVWIDPDRLAALNLSPGDVQAALRRNNFLAAVGRTKGNLVEINLLANTDLRSTDEFANLIVTDRDGAIVRLSDVAKVELGAEEPDMIAKHSKKEGVYLGIWPLIGSNEIDVARNLQEEMDRIRPNLPKDIEMYLAWDGTMFMRDALKEISKTLIETVLIVGLAVFLFMGSIRTALVPLIAMPISLIGAAAIMLACGFSLNLLTILAIVLSVGLVVDDAIVVVENVERHVHEGKTRMQAALIGARELLGPIIAMTITLATVYAPIGFQGGLTGSLFLEFAITLAAAVVVSGFVALTLSPVMSAHFVHAKGKEGWLTRLVNRTFERVKNVYASMLDVALQMRTVIVLVAIVVMFAAWPFYMFSAKELAPVEDQSHISLFLDTPPDSTIEAANRESLKLVEAVTAFPEAEYMWSLTAGWGGFGGMVAKDWKNRGRTTAEMYGEVYGAVSSVPGLRVFPRLDPPLPTPGQYDVELVLQTNEPLENMLQTVGEIIGAGFQSGKFLYVDTDLKIDRPEARVMIDRERLADLGLDLAGVGQELGTLLGGAYVNRFNYFDRSYKVIPQIGDNDRAAVGPLLDLKVKTPEGELVPVSTFTSIEAHTAPRTLNRFQQRNAVRIFGGVQPGVTKEEGLRVLEEAARKAGGPGVTLDYAGESRQIRREGSALTVTLGFAVVLIYLVLAAQFRSFRDPLIVLLGSVPLAISGALMFTFLDFTTINIYSQVGLITLVGLIAKNGILIVQFANELQAQGLEKMAALREASLTRLRPVLMTSAATVFGHFPLVLVTGPGAEARNSIGIVLVTGMVVGTIFTLFVVPVFYSLIAGRHQPELDTDNLEEETPVPALIPAGSAA; this comes from the coding sequence ATGCGCTCATTTACCGACATCTTCATCAAGCACCCTGTGCTCGCGATCGTCGTCAACCTGGTGATTGTCCTCGTTGGCTGGCGGTCCATCAGCTCGCTACCCGTGCAGCAGTATCCGAAGATTGAGAGCTCCTCGATCATCATCACCACGCTGTACTACGGCGCGAGTGCGGAGACCGTGCGAGGTTTCCTCACCACCCCCATCGAGCGTGTGGTCTCGCAGATTGGTGGCGTGGACCATGTGGAGTCCACCAGCCGCGCAGGCATCAGCACGGTAACGGTTCGGCTGAAGCTCAATCACGACATCACCGCAGGCCTTGCGGAAGTCACCGCGCGTCTACAGCAGGTCCGCGCGGAACTTCCCACGGAAGCAGAGCCTCCCGCCGTGGAGGTGCAGCGCGCGGATCGACCCTACGCGACCTTCTACCTGAGCTTCAACTCGACGGAGCGTAGCGTGCCCGCCGTGACAGACTGGCTCCTCCGCACGCTGCAACCGCAGCTCGCCACACTTCCGGGTGTGCAACGTGTGACCATTGAAGGCGGTCGACAGATTGCCATGCGCGTCTGGATTGATCCCGATCGCCTTGCCGCGTTGAACCTCTCTCCCGGTGACGTGCAGGCCGCGCTGCGCCGCAACAACTTCCTCGCGGCCGTGGGACGCACCAAGGGCAACCTCGTGGAGATCAACCTTCTTGCGAACACCGACCTGCGTTCCACAGACGAGTTCGCCAACCTCATCGTAACCGACCGCGATGGAGCCATCGTGCGGCTCAGCGATGTCGCGAAGGTAGAACTCGGCGCCGAAGAGCCGGACATGATTGCGAAGCACAGCAAGAAGGAGGGTGTGTACCTCGGCATCTGGCCCCTCATCGGTTCCAATGAAATCGATGTGGCCAGGAATCTGCAGGAAGAGATGGACCGCATCCGCCCCAACCTGCCGAAGGACATCGAGATGTACCTCGCGTGGGATGGCACCATGTTCATGCGTGACGCGCTGAAGGAAATCAGCAAGACGCTCATCGAGACCGTGCTCATCGTCGGTCTCGCGGTGTTCCTTTTCATGGGATCCATTCGCACGGCACTCGTGCCGCTCATTGCGATGCCCATCTCACTCATCGGCGCGGCAGCGATCATGCTGGCCTGCGGATTCAGCCTGAACCTGCTTACCATCCTCGCCATCGTGCTCTCCGTGGGCCTGGTGGTGGATGACGCCATCGTCGTGGTGGAAAACGTGGAACGCCACGTGCACGAGGGGAAGACACGCATGCAGGCAGCACTCATCGGAGCGCGAGAGCTTCTGGGCCCCATCATCGCAATGACCATCACGCTCGCCACGGTGTATGCGCCGATTGGCTTCCAGGGAGGCCTGACTGGCTCACTCTTCCTGGAGTTCGCCATCACGCTGGCAGCCGCAGTGGTTGTGTCCGGCTTCGTCGCCCTGACACTCTCTCCCGTGATGAGCGCTCACTTCGTTCATGCCAAGGGGAAGGAAGGCTGGCTTACGCGGTTGGTGAACCGCACCTTCGAACGTGTGAAGAATGTCTACGCCAGCATGTTGGATGTGGCCCTGCAGATGCGCACCGTCATTGTGCTCGTTGCCATCGTGGTCATGTTTGCCGCCTGGCCTTTCTACATGTTCTCGGCAAAGGAACTCGCACCCGTGGAAGACCAGAGCCACATCAGCCTCTTCCTCGACACCCCTCCAGATTCCACCATTGAGGCGGCCAATCGTGAGTCACTCAAGCTAGTGGAAGCCGTGACCGCCTTTCCGGAAGCGGAGTACATGTGGTCTCTCACCGCAGGCTGGGGCGGCTTCGGCGGCATGGTGGCGAAGGATTGGAAAAATCGCGGACGCACCACCGCGGAGATGTACGGCGAAGTCTATGGCGCGGTCTCCTCCGTGCCCGGTCTCCGTGTTTTCCCGCGTCTCGACCCACCGCTTCCCACCCCCGGCCAGTATGATGTGGAGCTGGTGCTGCAAACGAACGAGCCACTGGAGAACATGCTCCAAACCGTCGGCGAGATCATCGGCGCTGGTTTCCAGAGCGGCAAGTTCCTCTATGTGGACACAGACCTGAAAATCGACCGTCCCGAAGCGCGGGTCATGATCGACCGCGAGCGCCTCGCGGACCTTGGACTCGACCTCGCGGGCGTGGGCCAGGAACTCGGCACGCTCCTTGGCGGCGCCTATGTGAATCGCTTCAACTACTTCGACCGCAGCTACAAGGTCATCCCCCAGATTGGCGACAACGATCGCGCCGCCGTGGGCCCTCTGCTCGATCTCAAGGTGAAGACTCCCGAAGGCGAACTCGTGCCGGTGTCCACCTTCACCAGCATCGAAGCTCACACCGCGCCACGCACGCTCAACCGCTTCCAGCAACGCAATGCCGTGCGCATCTTCGGTGGCGTGCAACCTGGCGTGACGAAGGAAGAAGGCCTGCGCGTCCTGGAAGAAGCAGCACGAAAGGCCGGCGGCCCAGGCGTCACGCTCGACTATGCAGGCGAGTCCCGCCAGATCCGCCGTGAAGGCTCCGCACTCACCGTGACGCTCGGCTTCGCGGTGGTGCTCATCTACCTCGTGCTCGCCGCGCAATTCCGCAGCTTCCGCGATCCCCTCATCGTGCTGCTCGGCTCCGTGCCGCTCGCCATCTCCGGCGCGCTGATGTTCACCTTCCTCGACTTCACCACAATCAACATCTACTCGCAGGTGGGCCTCATCACGCTGGTGGGCCTGATCGCCAAGAACGGCATCCTGATTGTGCAGTTCGCCAATGAACTCCAGGCGCAAGGCCTGGAGAAGATGGCAGCCCTGCGCGAGGCCTCACTCACGCGCCTGCGCCCGGTGCTCATGACCTCCGCCGCGACCGTCTTCGGCCACTTCCCCCTGGTGCTCGTGACCGGTCCCGGCGCCGAAGCACGTAACAGCATCGGCATCGTGCTTGTGACTGGGATGGTGGTGGGCACCATCTTCACGCTCTTCGTCGTGCCGGTGTTCTACTCACTCATTGCCGGACGCCACCAACCGGAACTCGACACGGACAATCTCGAGGAAGAAACGCCAGTTCCCGCCCTCATCCCAGCAGGAAGCGCTGCGTAA